From one Culex quinquefasciatus strain JHB chromosome 3, VPISU_Cqui_1.0_pri_paternal, whole genome shotgun sequence genomic stretch:
- the LOC119769091 gene encoding uncharacterized protein LOC119769091, which yields MGPKVQRTPLKKEAQEEEDLENLHFLRKDQQDVLDQLKVKIDATLVEERTEAAAKVHRWRLDTCFTAFAAIKERIYRADPEKRTEHKMVAVEFEALFDQLAMALGGWNVGAVQPASYENWEKFKVMFVDVVDKANESDRIKLYHLEKALVGEASGFIDAKTIQDGNYTHAWNQLTEHYEDKRRMVDLHIGGLLKVKKLFCQDHLELRALMDSVVGNVENLKYLGQEFTGVSEQFVVYLLGHALDDETRKVWESTVAKGVLPKYDEMIKTLKDRISVLERCDSTNEAAPTQHHRADSKPTNNESYQIANTAITSLPGPKCDFCNERHLTFKCAAFHSLTVCQRMEKVREQCVCFNCLRAGHGAKKCRRKSSCGKCQRRHHTLLHDFYRKSTAPQRPAPAMRRLVEPLPPAKVNDSPTPMLQTAIVDLRNENNRPVPCRILLDCGSQVNLMSTSMANRLNLKRIPAHVPICGIGGKTINTKESVTVQLQSRYSAFTADVECLVVPRVTGRVPASQVNANDWPIPKGVQLADPKFHIPDRIDMLVGASLYFRLLKRGFVHMWDNYPELSETHLGWVVVGGAGISVTCPEFAHAATALERASAGRSPSPGGGCWSPNASRRSATLVNEV from the exons atgggCCCCAAAGTGCAACGCACACCATTGAAGAAGGAAGCCCAGGAAGAAGAAGATCTAGAAAACCTGCACTTTCTTCGGAAAGACCAGCAGGATGTGCTCGATCAGCTCAAGGTTAAGATCGACGCGACTCTCGTCGAGGAGCGAACCGAAGCTGCCGCGAAGGTTCACCGCTGGAGGCTGGATACTTGTTTCACCGCGTTCGCCGCCATCAAAGAACGCATCTACCGGGCTGATCCGGAGAAGCGGACCGAGCACAAGATGGTGGCCGTGGAGTTCGAGGCCTTATTCGATCAGCTGGCGATGGCGCTCGGGGGTTGGAACGTAGGAGCTGTTCAACCTGCATC GTACGAGAACTGGGAGAAGTTCAAGGTGATGTTCGTCGACGTCGTGGATAAGGCGAATGAGTCTGACCGGATCAAACTGTATCACCTCGAGAAGGCTCTGGTTGGTGAAGCGTCCGGGTTCATAGACGCCAAGACCATCCAGGATGGGAACTACACCCATGCCTGGAACCAGCTAACGGAACATTACGAAGACAAGCGCAGGATGGTGGACCTTCACATTGGAGGTCTGCTCAAGGTGAAGAAGCTGTTCTGCCAAGACCACTTGGAACTGCGGGCCCTGATGGACTCCGTCGTTGGGAACGTCGAGAATCTAAAGTACCTCGGCCAAGAGTTTACTGGAGTATCGGAACAATTCGTCGTCTACCTCCTGGGCCACGCCCTAGATGACGAAACCAGGAAAGTATGGGAGTCTACGGTCGCGAAAGGTGTCCTGCCGAAGTACGACGAGATGATTAAAACCCTTAAAGATCGTATTTCGGTTTTGGAACGATGCGATAGCACCAACGAGGCAGCACCCACGCAACATCATCGAGCAGATTCCAAGCCAACCAACAATGAATCGTACCAGATCGCCAACACAGCTATCACGTCGCTTCCGGGACCCAAGTGCGATTTCTGCAACGAACGTCATCTGACCTTCAAGTGTGCGGCGTTCCACAGTCTGACGGTGTGCCAGCGCATGGAAAAGGTCAGAGAACAGTGCGTCTGCTTCAACTGCCTGCGCGCTGGGCACGGCGCTAAGAAATGCAGACGAAAGAGCTCTTGTGGTAAGTGCCAACGCAGACACCACACTCTACTGCACGACTTCTACCGGAAGTCAACCGCGCCGCAGAGACCAGCTCCTGCTATGCGCCGACTCGTTGAACCACTTCCGCCAGCGAAAGTGAACGACAGCCCTACTCCGATGCTTCAAACCGCAATCGTCGATCTGCGCAACGAAAACAACCGACCTGTGCCGTGTCGCATCCTATTGGACTGCGGTTCGCAGGTAAATTTGATGTCCACCTCGATGGCGAATCGTCTCAACCTGAAAAGGATTCCAGCGCACGTCCCGATCTGCGGTATCGGAGGCAAAACGATAAACACCAAAGAGTCAGTAACCGTGCAGCTCCAGTCCCGGTACAGCGCCTTCACGGCGGACGTGGAGTGCTTGGTCGTCCCGAGAGTGACAGGCAGGGTTCCTGCGTCACAGGTCAATGCCAACGATTGGCCAATTCCAAAGGGTGTTCAGTTGGCCGATCCCAAGTTCCATATTCCAGACCGCATTGACATGCTTGTCGGTGCATCCTTGTACTTCCGCCTGCTGAAGCGAGGTTTCGTACATATGTGGGACAACTACCCGGAACTGAGTGAGACTCACCTGGGTTGGGTTGTCGTCGGAGGTGCTGGGATATCCGTCACTTGTCCGGAGTTCGCGCACGCTGCGACTGCGTTGGAGAGAGCTTCGGCTGGGCGTTCCCCCAGCCCGGGGGGAGGATGTTGGAGCCCCAACGCGTCGAGAAGATCGGCAACACTGGTCAACgaggtttga